In one Aricia agestis chromosome 5, ilAriAges1.1, whole genome shotgun sequence genomic region, the following are encoded:
- the LOC121726756 gene encoding uncharacterized protein LOC121726756 isoform X1, translating into MNQSYFSPRLLAGAAIVGLVGAAGVFIYEQVYAEKRRAMLVSEVARLDRQLASLQTELVALRDLQRETKMTNRANTSAVSKNRDLGEHGIARRPLRKARVRRDVAPAGDATDSEYFTDCQSLIGTDIEMDSEEFYDVPSDEDDSTLRESVSNGIAAIDDLDDSTEKKIEDTKAKVNST; encoded by the exons ATGAACCAAAGCTACTTTTCACCTCGCTTGTTGGCCGGTGCAGCTATTGTTGGTCTAGTTGGTGCCGCTGGAGTGTTTATTTACGAACAAGTTTATGCTGAAAAAAGAAGAGCCATGCtag TTAGTGAAGTCGCTAGGCTGGATAGACAATTGGCTTCCTTGCAAACTGAATTGGTAGCTCTAAGGGATCTGCAGAGAGAGAC taaaATGACCAATCGTGCTAACACTTCTGCTGTATCAAAAAATCGTGATTTGGGTGAACATGG gaTAGCTCGAAGGCCGCTGCGGAAGGCACGCGTACGTCGCGACGTGGCGCCCGCGGGCGACGCCACAGACTCAGAATACTTCACAGACTGCCAGTCTTTGATAG GCACAGATATTGAAATGGACAGTGAAGAATTCTACGACGTGCCTTCCGACGAAGATGACTCTACACTGCGGGAGTCTGTGAGCAATGGAATAGCTGCTATTGACGACCTTGAC GATTCAACAGAAAAAAAGATTGAAGACACAAAAGCGAAAGTCAACAGCACATAG
- the LOC121726744 gene encoding acetylcholinesterase-like, whose product MWKCACILLLRLCAVESRFFANETELGTIQGMEADDGDYVMFLGIPYAKVNATNPFGSSIPYPKYDNVFKAFDGTVVCPQIDEFSNMYTGTLDCLRLNVYVPNTGSQNKAVVIYIHGGAFRQGNGGKYILGPEYLVRHDVIVVTFNYRLGPYGFLCTNWPELPGNQGIKDQYIAMQWVKNNIHAFGGSPERITLMGHSAGSMCVDMHLLAKRPRLYQQAILQSGAATAPGQLMYPDDAPTLEIARSLGLNATDVSKAVALLASTDPKSVISASESYEYKFCVEKEHKNVFGYITEHPEKSKASNVDGLNILSGVTDNEFLFALYGSAGIDKFNNSNIFRQNLEYVFDLENIEEMAIIVQHFYLGDGQNDFTNRYKVVDYLSDSLFLYPMQRALNKYSQHKNTTVYFYVFSYDGNRNFFKSMYNVTESGAAHADELGYLFHGKIMKTIPTAQDVTMVDKISKLWTNFIKYGNPTPETNALIPVIWPPMVGTNGILRGLQIDKHLQVISRPFHSRMAFWELLYNTHEGRLKTALSTNSSTSNKTYNSFFYIVLNVIYIVYYIFT is encoded by the exons ATGTGGAAGTGTGCGTGTATTTTACTGTTACGTTTGTGTGCGGTGGAGTCAAGATTTTTCGCGAATGAAACAGAGTTGGGAACGATACAGGGTATGGAGGCTGATGATGGAGACTATGTGATGTTCCTCGGAATACCTTATGCTAAGGTTAATGCCACCAACCCATTTggt TCTTCGATACCCTATCCAAAATACGACAATGTCTTCAAAGCTTTCGACGGAACCGTAGTCTGTCCACAGATTGATGAATTCAGTAACATGTACACCGGGACACTAGACTGTCTTCGTCTCAACGTCTACGTACCAAACACAGGGAGTCAGAACAAGGCAGTCGTAATTTACATTCACGGGGGCGCCTTTCGACAAGGAAACGGAGGGAAATATATACTCGGCCCAGAGTACCTAGTACGGCACGATGTGATAGTGGTGACGTTTAATTACCGACTCGGCCCTTACGGTTTTCTGTGCACGAACTGGCCTGAATTACCAGGAAATCAGGGCATAAAGGATCAGTACATAGCAATGCAATGGGTGAAGAATAATATCCACGCATTCGGTGGAAGCCCCGAGCGTATTACACTGATGGGTCACAGTGCCGGTAGCATGTGCGTAGACATGCATCTGCTAGCGAAGCGGCCACGACTGTATCAGCAGGCTATTCTCCAAAGTGGAGCTGCTACGGCCCCTGGTCAGCTGATGTACCCCGATGACGCGCCGACGCTGGAGATAGCTCGATCTCTCGGACTTAACGCTACCGATGTGTCTAAGGCCGTAGCTTTATTAGCAAGCACCGACCCTAAATCAGTCATCTCCGCTTCGGAATCCTACGAGTATAAATTTTGTGTTGAAAAAGAGCACAAAAATGTTTTCGGCTACATCACTGAACATCCCGAAAAATCTAAAGCTTCTAATGTCGATGGCTTGAATATTTTGAGCGGAGTCACCGATAACGaatttttatttgcattatacGGAAGCGCAGGCAtagataaatttaataattcgaACATATTTCGCCAGAATTTGGAATACGTGTTCGATCTTGAAAACATTGAAGAAATGGCCATTATAGTTCAACATTTTTATCTTGGAGATGGTCAAAACGATTTTACAAACAGATACAAGGTAGTTGACTATCTCTCGGATAGTTTGTTTTTATATCCCATGCAGAGAGCATTAAATAAGTACAGCCAACATAAAAATACTACCGTTTACTTTTATGTGTTTTCATACGATGGCAACAGAAACTTCTTCAAGAGCATGTACAATGTAACTGAGAGCGGTGCCGCGCATGCCGACGAACTCGGCTACCTGTTTCATGgcaaaattatgaaaacaatACCGACGGCTCAAGACGTAACCATGGTCGACAAAATATCAAAGCTATGGACGAACTTCATTAAATACGG aaacCCGACGCCTGAAACAAATGCACTAATACCAGTGATATGGCCACCAATGGTCGGCACAAACGGTATTTTGAGGGGCCTACAAATCGACAAGCATCTACAGGTCATATCGCGACCTTTTCATTCTCGAATGGCATTTTGGGAATTGTTATACAACACCCACGAGGGCAGACTTAAAACCGCATTATCTACGAACTCATCAACAAGCAATAAAACTTATAATAGCTTTTTTTACATCgttttaaatgttatatacatcgtgtattatatttttacatag
- the LOC121726756 gene encoding uncharacterized protein LOC121726756 isoform X2, with translation MNQSYFSPRLLAGAAIVGLVGAAGVFIYEQVYAEKRRAMLVSEVARLDRQLASLQTELVALRDLQRETIARRPLRKARVRRDVAPAGDATDSEYFTDCQSLIGTDIEMDSEEFYDVPSDEDDSTLRESVSNGIAAIDDLDDSTEKKIEDTKAKVNST, from the exons ATGAACCAAAGCTACTTTTCACCTCGCTTGTTGGCCGGTGCAGCTATTGTTGGTCTAGTTGGTGCCGCTGGAGTGTTTATTTACGAACAAGTTTATGCTGAAAAAAGAAGAGCCATGCtag TTAGTGAAGTCGCTAGGCTGGATAGACAATTGGCTTCCTTGCAAACTGAATTGGTAGCTCTAAGGGATCTGCAGAGAGAGAC gaTAGCTCGAAGGCCGCTGCGGAAGGCACGCGTACGTCGCGACGTGGCGCCCGCGGGCGACGCCACAGACTCAGAATACTTCACAGACTGCCAGTCTTTGATAG GCACAGATATTGAAATGGACAGTGAAGAATTCTACGACGTGCCTTCCGACGAAGATGACTCTACACTGCGGGAGTCTGTGAGCAATGGAATAGCTGCTATTGACGACCTTGAC GATTCAACAGAAAAAAAGATTGAAGACACAAAAGCGAAAGTCAACAGCACATAG